From a region of the Deinococcus aestuarii genome:
- the frr gene encoding ribosome recycling factor, producing the protein MADMKAISADTRERMGKAIEALENNLSVLRTGRANPGILKKITVDYYGSTVPVDQVASITTPDARTLVITPWDRGALGPIERAIRDSDLGLNPNNKGDTIFISLPMLTEERRKELVKNAKNYAEDARIAIRNLRKHALDEVKKLEGVSSDDIKRGEAEVQKITDEYIGRVDQTFAKKEQDILG; encoded by the coding sequence ATGGCGGACATGAAAGCCATCAGCGCGGACACGCGCGAACGCATGGGCAAGGCCATCGAGGCGCTGGAGAACAACCTCAGCGTTCTGCGCACGGGCCGCGCCAACCCCGGCATCCTCAAGAAGATCACGGTGGACTACTACGGCTCCACGGTCCCCGTCGATCAGGTGGCGAGCATCACCACGCCGGACGCGCGCACGCTCGTCATCACCCCCTGGGACCGGGGGGCGCTGGGGCCCATCGAGCGGGCGATCCGCGACAGCGACCTGGGGCTGAACCCCAACAACAAGGGCGACACCATCTTCATCAGCCTGCCGATGCTGACCGAAGAGCGGCGCAAGGAGCTCGTGAAGAACGCCAAGAACTACGCCGAAGACGCCCGCATCGCCATCCGCAACCTGCGCAAGCACGCCCTCGACGAGGTGAAGAAGCTCGAAGGCGTCAGCAGCGACGACATCAAGCGCGGTGAGGCCGAGGTTCAGAAGATCACCGACGAGTACATCGGGCGGGTGGACCAGACCTTCGCCAAGAAGGAGCAGGACATCCTCGGGTGA
- a CDS encoding phosphatidate cytidylyltransferase: MESLSTRVLTSVVGFTIISVIVWIGWVAMLPALIAVSVMALYEYIRMLDRNDIDVRRVSLAVFGAALIVASLPLWPQTPWPGGSWREAVLTVALGYMLVMEVMRPGERPLERVVYSMFGLLYIPWLLGYFLLLRYSPDAGDGLLYFALPLLATFAADIGGYFGGHFFGRRKLAPEVSPGKTVEGAVGGLAFSFVTVLVMTQLTQIWSPLDALLYSILVASASQLGDLAESLLKRALKTKDSGSSLPGHGGFLDRLDSLLFAVPATYLFLNINVFTR; the protein is encoded by the coding sequence ATGGAGTCCCTGAGCACCCGCGTCCTCACCTCGGTCGTGGGCTTCACCATCATCAGCGTCATCGTGTGGATCGGGTGGGTGGCGATGTTGCCCGCGCTGATCGCCGTGTCGGTGATGGCGCTCTACGAGTACATCCGGATGCTCGACCGCAACGACATCGACGTGCGGCGGGTGTCCCTGGCGGTGTTCGGTGCGGCCCTGATCGTGGCGAGCCTGCCGCTGTGGCCGCAGACGCCGTGGCCGGGCGGCTCGTGGCGCGAGGCGGTGCTGACGGTCGCGCTGGGGTACATGCTCGTCATGGAGGTGATGCGGCCCGGCGAGCGCCCGCTGGAGCGCGTCGTGTACTCGATGTTCGGGCTGCTCTATATCCCGTGGCTGCTGGGGTACTTCCTGCTGCTGCGCTACAGCCCGGACGCGGGGGACGGCCTGCTGTACTTCGCGCTGCCGCTCCTCGCCACCTTCGCGGCCGACATCGGCGGGTACTTCGGCGGGCACTTCTTCGGGCGGCGCAAACTCGCCCCCGAGGTCAGCCCCGGCAAGACGGTGGAGGGAGCGGTCGGCGGCCTGGCCTTCAGCTTCGTGACGGTCTTGGTGATGACGCAGCTCACGCAAATCTGGTCGCCGCTCGACGCCCTGCTGTACTCCATCCTCGTCGCCAGCGCCTCGCAGCTCGGGGACCTCGCCGAGAGCCTGCTCAAGCGGGCGCTGAAGACCAAGGATTCGGGAAGCAGCCTGCCGGGGCACGGGGGCTTTCTCGACCGCCTCGACAGCCTGCTCTTCGCGGTTCCGGCGACGTATCTGTTCCTGAACATCAACGTGTTCACGCGCTAG
- the dxr gene encoding 1-deoxy-D-xylulose-5-phosphate reductoisomerase — protein MRLTVLGSTGSIGTQALDVARERGWTVGALAAGRKLDLLEAQVREFRPEVVSVAEEAFTEARARFPGVRVVADPAEVAALPADVVVNAMSGLLGLPPTRAALEVGRSVALATKEAMVTAASLIWGAAALGGGRLVPVDSEHTGVYQCLTGEDPADVAELILTASGGPFRDGPADLSGVTPEQALKHPSWSMGPKITIDSATLMNKGLEVMECASLYGLPLSQVDVVVHPQSALHAAVRFRDGSLKGQFGPTDMRLAIAYAIDAAPTGMTRPGDVRGARRGPEVAGHLGWPLRGNWEFREPDAARFPCLGLAYRAGEAGGLLPTALNAADEVAVAAFLAGRIGFTDLPRLIERVMDETPAGTLTWETLQETEGWARARAEELVRTGVRA, from the coding sequence ATGAGGCTCACGGTTCTGGGCAGTACGGGCAGTATCGGCACGCAGGCACTCGACGTGGCGCGGGAGCGCGGCTGGACGGTGGGGGCACTCGCCGCCGGGCGGAAGCTCGACCTGTTGGAGGCGCAGGTGCGCGAGTTCCGGCCCGAGGTGGTCAGCGTGGCGGAGGAGGCGTTCACGGAGGCGCGGGCGCGGTTCCCGGGCGTGCGGGTGGTCGCCGACCCCGCCGAGGTCGCGGCCCTCCCGGCGGATGTGGTGGTCAACGCGATGAGCGGGCTCCTCGGCCTTCCCCCCACCCGGGCGGCGCTGGAGGTGGGCCGCTCGGTCGCGCTGGCGACGAAGGAGGCGATGGTCACGGCGGCGAGCCTGATCTGGGGGGCGGCGGCCCTCGGCGGGGGGCGGCTGGTGCCGGTGGACTCCGAGCACACCGGCGTCTACCAGTGCCTCACGGGCGAGGACCCGGCGGACGTGGCCGAACTGATCCTGACCGCGAGCGGCGGCCCCTTCCGCGACGGCCCGGCGGACCTCTCCGGTGTGACGCCCGAGCAGGCCCTCAAGCACCCCTCGTGGAGCATGGGGCCGAAAATCACCATCGACTCGGCCACCCTGATGAACAAGGGGCTGGAGGTGATGGAGTGCGCCTCCCTCTACGGCCTGCCCCTCTCGCAGGTGGATGTGGTCGTTCACCCGCAGAGCGCCCTGCACGCGGCGGTGCGCTTTCGGGACGGCAGCCTCAAGGGGCAGTTCGGGCCGACCGACATGCGCCTCGCCATCGCCTACGCCATTGACGCGGCGCCGACGGGGATGACCCGCCCAGGCGATGTGCGGGGCGCGCGGCGGGGGCCGGAGGTCGCCGGGCACCTGGGCTGGCCGTTACGGGGGAACTGGGAGTTCCGCGAGCCCGACGCCGCCCGCTTTCCCTGCCTCGGCCTCGCGTACCGGGCGGGTGAGGCGGGCGGGCTACTGCCCACGGCGCTGAACGCGGCGGACGAGGTGGCGGTGGCGGCCTTCCTGGCGGGGCGGATCGGCTTCACCGACCTCCCGCGCCTGATCGAGCGGGTGATGGACGAGACGCCCGCCGGGACGCTGACCTGGGAGACCTTGCAGGAGACGGAAGGTTGGGCGCGGGCGCGGGCGGAGGAACTCGTGCGGACGGGGGTGCGGGCGTGA
- a CDS encoding M50 family metallopeptidase, with amino-acid sequence MNILQSIGAALTPVGLLWTLLIISVATFLHELAHYALAKRQGVPVKSFSVGMGPVLLRRMWRGTEWRVSLLPIGGYVEIEGMAPEEGPGGTYRQPTRGFAALPAWGKVAVLLAGPLMNLVLAIGLMTANFTAQGIPALDRVRIESVREGSRAQALGLRPGDVVTALNGRDIPETVSVNGQTRPGWEGLRDVLTTAGRKTLTVERGGAARQVTFDWQPRVNGARQLLGIGYGPDVQPASVPTAFVTSLQTTAEAVPQILRAFGNLFARFFTLDLSRDENVTGPIGTAEVVSRAAEVSPWALVQVAILLNLSLAFFNLIPIPGLDGGRIMLVLIGALRGRPLSLAQEQAINVAGFALVMLLMVFVVVRDVSRFF; translated from the coding sequence GTGAATATCCTGCAAAGCATCGGGGCGGCCCTGACCCCGGTGGGCCTGCTGTGGACCCTCCTGATCATCAGCGTCGCGACCTTCCTGCACGAGCTGGCGCACTACGCGCTGGCGAAGAGGCAGGGGGTGCCGGTCAAGTCCTTCAGCGTGGGCATGGGGCCGGTGCTCCTCAGGCGGATGTGGCGGGGCACCGAGTGGCGGGTCAGCCTGCTGCCCATCGGCGGCTACGTGGAGATCGAGGGCATGGCGCCCGAGGAGGGACCGGGCGGCACGTACCGCCAGCCCACCCGGGGCTTCGCGGCGCTGCCCGCCTGGGGCAAGGTGGCCGTGCTGCTCGCCGGGCCGCTGATGAACCTCGTGCTGGCGATTGGCCTGATGACGGCCAATTTCACGGCGCAGGGCATCCCGGCCCTCGACCGGGTGCGGATCGAGTCGGTGCGGGAGGGCTCGCGGGCCCAGGCACTCGGCCTGCGCCCCGGAGATGTGGTCACGGCGCTCAACGGGCGCGACATCCCCGAGACGGTCAGCGTGAACGGGCAGACCCGCCCCGGCTGGGAGGGCCTGCGGGACGTGCTCACCACCGCGGGCCGCAAGACGCTGACGGTCGAGCGGGGCGGCGCGGCGCGGCAGGTGACCTTCGACTGGCAGCCGCGTGTGAACGGCGCCCGGCAGCTCCTCGGCATCGGGTACGGGCCGGACGTGCAGCCCGCGAGCGTCCCCACCGCCTTCGTGACCTCGCTCCAGACGACCGCCGAGGCCGTGCCGCAGATCCTGCGGGCCTTCGGGAACCTCTTCGCGCGCTTTTTTACCCTCGACCTCTCGCGCGACGAGAACGTGACCGGCCCCATCGGCACGGCGGAGGTCGTCAGCCGCGCCGCCGAGGTGAGCCCCTGGGCGCTCGTGCAGGTCGCCATCTTGCTCAACCTCTCGCTCGCCTTTTTCAACCTGATCCCGATTCCGGGGCTCGACGGCGGGCGCATCATGCTCGTGCTGATCGGGGCGCTGCGGGGCCGTCCGCTCTCGCTGGCCCAGGAGCAGGCTATCAACGTGGCGGGCTTCGCGCTCGTGATGCTCCTGATGGTGTTCGTGGTGGTGCGGGACGTGAGCCGGTTTTTCTAG
- a CDS encoding SRPBCC family protein, with product MEYQGTRRIQASPEEVFAFVSDVRNLPRYLPTTRRAEPQGEERVAVEGEANGHPYQADGRFHKDARNHRLEWGSDGEINYSGTLEVRPDGDGSQVSVKLRFEPDPGRAPNEDMPGQAPSNDQIQEGIDKALESIQNFIEGRGGKEEPSAAT from the coding sequence ATGGAATACCAAGGCACCCGCCGCATTCAGGCTTCTCCCGAGGAGGTCTTCGCGTTCGTCTCGGACGTGCGCAACCTTCCCCGTTACCTCCCGACCACCCGGCGCGCCGAGCCCCAGGGCGAGGAGCGGGTGGCCGTGGAGGGCGAGGCCAACGGCCACCCATACCAGGCCGACGGACGCTTTCACAAAGACGCCCGGAACCACCGCCTGGAGTGGGGCAGCGACGGCGAGATCAACTATTCCGGCACCCTGGAGGTCAGGCCCGACGGCGACGGCTCCCAGGTCAGCGTCAAGCTCCGCTTCGAGCCCGACCCCGGGCGCGCTCCCAACGAGGACATGCCCGGCCAGGCCCCCTCGAACGATCAGATTCAGGAGGGCATCGACAAGGCCCTGGAGTCCATCCAGAACTTCATCGAGGGCCGCGGCGGCAAGGAAGAACCCAGCGCGGCGACCTGA
- a CDS encoding glycosyltransferase family 2 protein, producing MGQAEARVAVVIPAFNEEDTVGGVVQVAREFTPEVVVASDGSSDGTPQAARGAGARVVELHENAGKGPALKAALEATEAEFVVMLDADLIGLTREHLEVLLRPVLAGELDMAIGVFEGGGFVTDWGNKLTPHLSGQRACRRAWLLEVPRLGEERWPEPPITDHLKNTGARWDYVELPQLRQVLKEKKRGFWKGVGFRTKMYADLLTYRARKKREG from the coding sequence ATGGGGCAGGCAGAGGCGCGCGTGGCGGTCGTGATTCCCGCCTTCAACGAGGAGGACACGGTGGGGGGCGTGGTCCAGGTCGCGCGGGAATTCACGCCCGAGGTGGTCGTCGCCAGCGACGGCAGCAGTGACGGCACCCCTCAGGCGGCGCGGGGGGCCGGGGCGCGGGTGGTCGAGCTGCACGAGAACGCGGGCAAGGGTCCGGCGCTCAAGGCCGCGCTGGAGGCCACGGAGGCGGAATTCGTCGTGATGCTCGACGCCGACCTGATCGGCCTGACGCGCGAGCATCTGGAGGTCTTGCTGCGGCCCGTGCTTGCCGGAGAACTCGACATGGCGATTGGGGTCTTCGAGGGCGGCGGCTTCGTCACCGACTGGGGCAACAAGCTCACTCCGCACCTCAGCGGTCAGCGGGCGTGTCGCCGGGCGTGGCTGCTGGAGGTCCCCCGCCTGGGCGAGGAGCGCTGGCCCGAGCCGCCCATCACCGACCACCTCAAGAACACCGGAGCCCGCTGGGATTACGTGGAACTCCCGCAACTGCGTCAGGTCCTCAAGGAGAAGAAGCGCGGTTTCTGGAAGGGCGTGGGCTTCCGCACGAAGATGTACGCCGACCTGTTGACCTACCGGGCCAGGAAGAAACGGGAGGGGTGA
- a CDS encoding MarR family winged helix-turn-helix transcriptional regulator, with translation MTYSPAGATFSELAVLVFRLNGALLGAGDRMTAPVGQTSARWQVLGVIDERPLTVAAIARTMGLARQSVQRTADLLVADGLAAYEDNPEHRRAKLLRLLPPGQEVLDVIEASQRDWANRVGEAVGEDDLARAAVLLERLLLVLEGGEGRRGR, from the coding sequence GTGACGTACTCCCCGGCTGGAGCGACCTTTTCCGAGCTGGCCGTGCTCGTCTTTCGCCTGAACGGCGCTCTGCTGGGGGCGGGCGACCGGATGACCGCGCCCGTCGGCCAGACGAGTGCGCGCTGGCAGGTGCTGGGGGTGATCGACGAGCGGCCCCTGACGGTGGCGGCCATCGCCCGGACGATGGGGCTGGCCCGGCAGAGCGTGCAGCGAACCGCCGACCTGCTCGTCGCGGACGGCCTGGCGGCGTACGAGGACAACCCCGAGCATCGGCGGGCCAAGTTGCTGCGGCTGCTGCCCCCCGGCCAGGAGGTGCTGGACGTGATCGAGGCGAGCCAGCGCGACTGGGCCAACCGGGTGGGGGAGGCGGTCGGGGAAGACGACCTCGCCCGGGCCGCCGTCCTGCTCGAACGCCTCCTCCTCGTGCTGGAGGGGGGCGAGGGACGAAGAGGTCGGTGA
- a CDS encoding VOC family protein, whose product MNVTASALSLNVADVAASAGFVSRHFGFTPSLEVEGVMCSLARDDVGFSLIFLRTGLETFKPERVAGPAGEGLLVVFVVDGIDAEYERLRAEGVPVVTPIETEPWGERYFQVEDPNGVIFQLVQWVTEPGT is encoded by the coding sequence ATGAACGTCACCGCGTCTGCCCTCTCGCTCAACGTCGCCGATGTAGCCGCCTCCGCCGGGTTCGTCAGCAGGCATTTCGGGTTCACGCCGAGTCTGGAGGTCGAGGGCGTGATGTGTTCGCTGGCGAGGGACGATGTGGGGTTCAGCCTGATTTTCCTGCGCACCGGGCTGGAGACGTTCAAACCGGAGCGCGTCGCCGGGCCCGCGGGAGAGGGACTGCTCGTCGTCTTCGTCGTGGACGGCATCGACGCCGAGTACGAGCGGCTGCGGGCCGAGGGGGTGCCCGTCGTCACACCCATAGAGACGGAGCCGTGGGGCGAACGGTACTTTCAGGTCGAGGACCCCAACGGCGTGATCTTCCAGCTCGTGCAGTGGGTGACGGAGCCGGGAACCTGA
- a CDS encoding HIT family protein: MFGQEQGCVFCRIVRGEAEASLVHEDDLVTAFLDINPGTPGHVLVVPRRHVAGLGELEDAEAARLMLVGRSVLGALRGGAVRCEGVNLFLADGEAAGQEVGHAHLHVFPRFAGDGFALHGDWTRFPPRAELDALAARLRAALG; the protein is encoded by the coding sequence ATGTTCGGTCAGGAGCAGGGGTGTGTCTTTTGCCGGATCGTCCGGGGTGAGGCCGAGGCGAGTCTCGTCCACGAGGACGACCTCGTGACGGCCTTTCTCGACATCAACCCAGGCACGCCCGGGCACGTCCTCGTCGTGCCGCGCCGACATGTCGCCGGCCTGGGTGAACTCGAAGACGCCGAGGCCGCGCGCCTGATGCTGGTGGGCCGCTCCGTCCTGGGGGCCCTGCGGGGGGGCGCCGTCCGGTGCGAGGGCGTCAACCTCTTCCTCGCGGACGGCGAGGCGGCGGGGCAGGAGGTCGGTCACGCTCACCTGCATGTGTTCCCGCGTTTTGCGGGAGACGGATTCGCCCTGCACGGGGACTGGACCCGCTTTCCGCCCCGTGCGGAACTCGACGCCCTCGCCGCCCGGCTGCGCGCCGCCTTGGGGTGA
- a CDS encoding prephenate dehydrogenase: protein MTDPAAPVTPAPLFETAVVAGVGLIGGSVALGLRQRFLARRVIGLDTSVEVLREAEALGVVDEVRAKPGEWLREADLVVLAAPMRALAPLARELAPWLSPKALVTDVGSVKAGIAAELEALGVRNFVAGHPMAGSERGGVTHARAGLLENAVWVLTPTDHTPLTALSRTRTLVEHLGAAPVVMPPDAHDGLVATVSHLPYLASLALTHMVARDERLSLLAAGGFRDLTRVASGDPRMSRDMVVENRSALREALSRFRRQLDRLEADLDEPDDLLDAAQEGKRTRDSLPVVKRSLLPPKHDLVVAVPDRPNQIGAVTQALGEAGVNIKDIEVLAIREEGGAIRLGLESLEDVRRAGEILGAAGFEVRARG, encoded by the coding sequence ATGACCGACCCCGCCGCGCCCGTGACGCCCGCTCCACTGTTCGAGACCGCCGTCGTGGCGGGCGTGGGGCTGATCGGGGGCAGTGTGGCGCTGGGGCTGCGGCAGCGGTTTCTGGCCCGGCGGGTGATCGGCCTCGACACCAGTGTGGAAGTGCTCCGCGAGGCCGAGGCGCTCGGCGTGGTGGACGAGGTGCGGGCCAAGCCGGGCGAGTGGCTGCGGGAGGCCGACCTCGTGGTCCTCGCGGCACCGATGCGGGCGCTGGCCCCGCTGGCGCGCGAGCTGGCCCCGTGGCTCTCCCCGAAGGCCCTCGTGACCGACGTGGGCAGCGTCAAGGCCGGGATCGCCGCCGAGCTGGAGGCGCTGGGAGTGCGCAACTTCGTCGCCGGGCACCCGATGGCGGGCAGCGAGCGGGGCGGGGTGACGCACGCGCGGGCGGGGTTGCTCGAAAACGCTGTGTGGGTGCTGACGCCCACCGACCACACGCCGCTGACCGCCCTCAGCCGGACCCGCACCCTGGTCGAGCACCTCGGCGCGGCCCCCGTCGTGATGCCGCCCGACGCCCACGATGGGCTCGTGGCGACGGTGAGCCACCTGCCGTACCTCGCCAGCCTCGCGCTGACGCACATGGTCGCGCGGGACGAGCGGCTGAGCCTGCTCGCGGCGGGCGGTTTCCGGGACCTGACGCGGGTGGCGAGCGGCGACCCCCGCATGAGCCGCGACATGGTGGTGGAAAACCGCTCGGCGCTGCGCGAGGCCCTGTCTCGCTTCCGGCGGCAGCTCGACCGCCTGGAGGCCGACCTCGACGAGCCGGACGACCTCCTCGACGCGGCGCAGGAAGGCAAGCGCACGCGCGACAGCCTGCCCGTGGTCAAACGCAGCCTCCTGCCTCCCAAACACGACCTCGTGGTCGCCGTACCCGACAGGCCGAACCAGATCGGGGCGGTGACGCAGGCGCTGGGAGAGGCGGGCGTGAACATCAAGGACATCGAGGTTCTCGCCATCCGCGAGGAGGGGGGCGCGATCCGGCTGGGTCTGGAGAGCCTGGAGGACGTGCGCCGGGCGGGCGAGATTCTGGGCGCGGCGGGCTTCGAGGTGCGGGCGCGGGGGTGA
- a CDS encoding arginine--tRNA ligase, translated as MDLKAQLKAAVEGAAAALGAPVTDSLVVIQETPANKPGDYGTPTAFQIAKALGGNPAQVAAGLAQKVELPAGIARVEATGPFLNFFVDVGEFVRGVVENPTEIEAKGGKVVIEHTSVNPNKELHVGHLRNVVLGDSMARIFRAAGFAVEVQNYIDDTGRQAAEALFAVSHYHRVWDGVQKYDHWLGEGYVRLNADPEKPSLEEGISAVMHRLEAGELRGEIEKVVRAHLETCFRLGARYDLLNWESDVVGSGFLARAMEILEASRYTQHPTEGKYAGAFVMDVSEFMPGLEESQVVLMRSDGTAMYAAKDIGYQFWKFGLFEGMRFKPFMGDPEGKTVWTSAPDGEPDTEQRFGHAQEVINVIDSRQEHPQKIVRASLGVAGHPEEEERSIHLSYAFVTLEGQTISGRKGIAVSADEAMDEAERRARAVLTEFNPGLDQEDAAEIARRVGIGAIRFAMLKAEPTRKIDFRWEQALALNGDTAPYVQYAAVRAASILRKAQEAGYAIDGTGADWDALPDVDLTLAKMVAKLPEIVAQSVRIHSPHVVAQYALDLATAFNAWFNAKDKSGKPATNVLQSPEGLREARLALVARLRKGFEETLALIGIEVPSAM; from the coding sequence ATGGACCTCAAGGCTCAACTCAAGGCCGCCGTCGAGGGGGCCGCCGCCGCGCTCGGTGCCCCCGTCACCGACTCGCTGGTGGTCATTCAGGAGACCCCGGCGAACAAGCCCGGTGACTACGGCACCCCCACCGCCTTCCAGATCGCCAAGGCGCTGGGCGGGAATCCGGCGCAGGTCGCCGCAGGGCTCGCGCAGAAGGTCGAACTCCCGGCGGGCATCGCCCGAGTGGAGGCGACCGGGCCCTTCCTGAACTTCTTCGTCGACGTGGGCGAATTCGTGCGCGGCGTGGTCGAAAACCCGACCGAAATCGAGGCCAAGGGCGGCAAGGTCGTCATCGAGCACACCTCCGTCAACCCCAACAAGGAGCTGCACGTCGGCCACCTGCGGAACGTGGTGCTGGGCGACAGCATGGCGCGCATCTTCCGGGCGGCGGGGTTTGCGGTCGAGGTCCAGAACTACATCGACGACACCGGGCGCCAGGCGGCGGAGGCCCTCTTCGCCGTCAGCCACTACCACCGCGTCTGGGACGGCGTGCAGAAGTACGACCACTGGCTCGGGGAAGGGTACGTGCGGTTGAACGCCGACCCCGAGAAGCCGAGCCTGGAGGAGGGCATCAGCGCCGTCATGCACCGTCTGGAGGCCGGGGAACTGCGCGGCGAGATCGAGAAGGTCGTCCGGGCGCACCTCGAAACCTGCTTCCGGCTGGGGGCCCGCTACGACCTGCTGAACTGGGAGTCGGACGTGGTGGGCAGCGGCTTCCTCGCCCGGGCGATGGAGATTCTGGAGGCGAGCCGTTATACCCAGCATCCCACCGAGGGCAAGTACGCGGGCGCCTTCGTGATGGACGTGTCCGAATTCATGCCGGGGCTGGAGGAGTCCCAGGTCGTCCTGATGCGCTCGGACGGCACGGCGATGTACGCCGCCAAGGACATCGGCTACCAGTTCTGGAAGTTCGGCCTCTTCGAGGGGATGCGGTTCAAGCCCTTTATGGGTGACCCCGAGGGCAAGACCGTCTGGACGAGCGCGCCCGACGGAGAGCCCGACACCGAGCAAAGATTCGGCCACGCGCAGGAGGTCATCAACGTGATCGACTCGCGCCAGGAGCACCCGCAGAAGATCGTGAGGGCGTCCCTGGGCGTGGCGGGCCACCCGGAGGAGGAAGAGCGCAGCATCCACCTCTCCTACGCCTTCGTGACGCTGGAGGGGCAGACGATCAGCGGGCGCAAGGGCATCGCTGTGAGCGCCGACGAGGCGATGGACGAGGCCGAGCGGCGGGCGCGAGCTGTCCTGACGGAGTTCAACCCTGGCCTCGACCAGGAGGATGCGGCTGAGATTGCGCGTCGTGTGGGCATCGGCGCCATCCGCTTCGCCATGCTCAAGGCCGAGCCGACGCGCAAGATTGATTTTCGTTGGGAGCAGGCGCTCGCTCTGAACGGTGACACGGCCCCTTATGTGCAATACGCCGCTGTTCGTGCTGCAAGCATTCTCCGAAAGGCGCAGGAAGCCGGGTATGCCATTGACGGCACGGGAGCCGACTGGGATGCCCTGCCCGACGTGGACCTCACCCTCGCCAAGATGGTCGCCAAGCTGCCCGAGATCGTCGCCCAATCCGTCCGCATCCACTCGCCACACGTGGTCGCCCAATACGCCCTCGACCTCGCCACGGCCTTCAACGCCTGGTTTAACGCGAAGGATAAGTCTGGGAAACCGGCTACCAACGTTCTCCAGAGCCCCGAGGGTCTGCGTGAGGCCCGCCTCGCCCTCGTCGCCCGGCTGAGAAAGGGCTTCGAGGAGACGCTGGCCCTGATCGGGATCGAGGTGCCGAGCGCGATGTGA